Proteins encoded by one window of Acinetobacter defluvii:
- a CDS encoding DEAD/DEAH box helicase: MYKSYGTISRQEKNWHIECEPHVKTRLKRVFPKVSQHASKFIELSDTPSNCHDLLWFIERYPMRVDDLKYMKAQSKAYVSLKEDILDVMDYKRPIKTFDLAVPPYEYQRGAADLLLNVKGLLLGDDLGLGKTASGICPMILPESLPALFVTMTHLPMQIKNEIERFAPHLKCHILKKASPYPLHKEGEAAPDVIITSYSKLNGWAEYLAGKIKYVVFDEMPVSLISSN, from the coding sequence ATGTATAAATCTTACGGCACCATTTCTCGTCAAGAAAAAAACTGGCACATTGAATGTGAACCACATGTTAAAACACGACTTAAGCGTGTATTCCCAAAAGTCAGCCAACATGCATCAAAATTTATTGAGTTAAGCGATACGCCGTCTAATTGTCACGACCTACTTTGGTTTATTGAACGTTATCCAATGCGTGTTGATGATCTTAAATACATGAAAGCGCAATCTAAGGCTTATGTGTCGCTAAAAGAAGATATTTTGGATGTGATGGACTATAAACGTCCGATCAAAACATTTGATCTTGCTGTGCCTCCATATGAGTATCAAAGAGGAGCTGCAGATCTACTACTTAATGTTAAAGGTTTGCTCTTGGGGGATGATTTGGGCCTTGGCAAAACAGCGAGTGGAATATGTCCGATGATTCTACCTGAATCGCTCCCGGCGCTTTTTGTGACAATGACACATCTTCCAATGCAAATTAAGAATGAAATTGAACGCTTTGCTCCGCACCTAAAATGTCACATCCTAAAGAAAGCATCGCCTTATCCATTGCACAAAGAGGGTGAAGCAGCACCCGATGTCATTATCACCAGTTATTCAAAGTTGAACGGTTGGGCTGAATATCTTGCCGGAAAGATTAAGTACGTAGTGTTTGACGAGATGCCTGTTTCCCTAATATCAAGCAATTGA
- a CDS encoding SprT-like domain-containing protein, translated as MNIKNRTTLQFYEELQLVYDRFNERLFKNELPDCLITLQRINKNTGYWSENRFASTEDDTAYTHELALNPDYFGTQPLLNIFKCYAHEMCHMKQSICGEPSKRSYHNAEFATFMLEIGLIMTDDGTKEGRTTGEKMTEIVVPDGLFIQVCNELVDEGRIIKWYDKYAPKTISSLEMIQEQVQLLESIPTASPKLFHIALLGNEINSALKSPKKEKPVEEPTPTTMNPFDVAIGLIDISNTAANLGGYYPTAFDEDPLDDDDQPIPEPKVVKLYKGEQPNGDDNEFFVLKETMIGETLYQELGSANFEEPEPKKQTRASFACPECGRGATCSPTFRLSCTECEVELVPSKSIDKSQVKKNKKAAKADQGDAE; from the coding sequence ATGAACATAAAGAATAGAACTACGTTGCAGTTTTATGAAGAACTGCAGTTGGTGTATGACCGTTTCAATGAAAGGCTATTCAAAAATGAATTACCAGATTGTTTGATTACGCTTCAACGTATCAACAAAAATACCGGTTATTGGTCTGAGAATAGATTTGCTTCGACAGAAGATGATACGGCGTATACGCACGAACTGGCCCTTAACCCTGATTACTTTGGCACCCAACCATTGCTTAACATTTTTAAATGCTATGCACATGAGATGTGTCATATGAAACAAAGCATTTGTGGTGAGCCATCTAAACGCTCATATCACAATGCTGAGTTTGCGACATTTATGCTTGAGATCGGTTTGATTATGACTGATGACGGCACAAAAGAAGGTCGCACGACAGGCGAGAAGATGACCGAAATCGTTGTACCTGATGGCTTGTTTATTCAAGTGTGCAATGAGCTTGTCGATGAAGGGCGTATCATCAAATGGTATGACAAGTACGCACCCAAAACGATTTCCAGTCTTGAAATGATTCAAGAGCAAGTGCAGTTGTTGGAGTCCATTCCGACTGCTTCTCCAAAGCTATTTCATATTGCCTTACTTGGCAATGAAATCAATTCAGCTTTGAAATCACCTAAAAAAGAGAAGCCAGTTGAGGAACCGACTCCCACTACAATGAATCCCTTTGATGTAGCGATCGGACTAATCGACATATCAAATACCGCTGCAAACCTTGGCGGTTATTATCCAACGGCTTTTGATGAAGATCCGCTAGATGATGACGACCAACCAATACCAGAACCTAAGGTTGTTAAACTTTATAAGGGTGAACAACCAAACGGCGATGATAACGAGTTTTTTGTACTCAAAGAAACTATGATCGGTGAAACACTCTATCAAGAGCTTGGTTCAGCCAATTTTGAAGAGCCTGAGCCTAAGAAACAGACTAGGGCATCTTTTGCGTGTCCTGAGTGTGGCCGTGGTGCAACGTGTAGTCCTACTTTTAGATTGTCGTGTACTGAATGTGAAGTTGAACTGGTACCGTCAAAATCCATTGATAAAAGCCAGGTGAAGAAAAACAAAAAGGCTGCTAAAGCTGACCAAGGGGATGCAGAATGA
- a CDS encoding acyl-CoA synthetase, which produces MVSAYDELPRTPANFVALSPLRYLERAAYIYPHQDAIIHGHRHISWRETYLRCCQFASQLQKLGITKNDTVSVLLPNVPAMIEAHFAVPMAGAVLNTLNTRLDAKTIAFMLDHAETKVLLVDPEFASVAQEALALVGRDIFVIDVDDAEYENCFTAPIGQIEYEDWLTEGDDNFEWHLPQDEWDAISLNYTSGTTGNPKGVVYHHRGAYINAASNIIACGMTPRATYLWTLPLFHCNGWCFAWTMAANGGTNICLRKIDPELIFKLIAEHKVDYFCGAPIVLSMLINTPEEQRIHFEHRVEVMVAGAAPPAAIIEGMRHIGINVTHVYGLTETYGPSALCASQAGWSDLSIQEQAQLHSRQGVPYPLQDGMKVLDPDTMQPVPHDGQTMGEIMFRGNIVMKGYLKNPEATTEAFAGGWFHTGDLAVCQPDGYAKITDRSKDVIISGGENISSLEVEEILYQHPAILTAAVVAKPDPRWQEVPCAFIELKAGKETTPEEIIEFCKQHLARFKVPKDVVITEIPKTSTGKLQKFVLRDWAKERATGEFS; this is translated from the coding sequence ATGGTGAGTGCTTATGATGAGTTACCAAGAACCCCCGCAAACTTTGTGGCTTTGTCACCGCTACGTTATTTAGAACGAGCTGCTTATATTTACCCTCATCAAGATGCCATCATTCATGGGCACCGCCATATTTCATGGCGTGAAACTTACCTTCGCTGCTGCCAATTTGCCTCACAATTACAAAAACTGGGAATCACAAAAAACGATACTGTCTCTGTTTTGCTGCCCAATGTCCCTGCAATGATCGAAGCACATTTTGCAGTCCCAATGGCAGGTGCTGTCCTCAACACATTGAACACGCGCTTAGATGCCAAAACCATCGCATTTATGCTTGATCATGCAGAAACCAAAGTCTTATTGGTGGATCCAGAGTTTGCATCGGTTGCACAAGAAGCCTTGGCTTTGGTCGGACGCGATATTTTCGTGATTGATGTAGATGATGCTGAGTACGAAAACTGTTTTACAGCCCCGATTGGGCAAATCGAGTATGAAGACTGGTTAACCGAAGGCGATGACAACTTTGAATGGCATTTACCTCAAGATGAATGGGATGCCATTAGCCTTAACTACACCTCTGGCACCACAGGCAACCCCAAAGGCGTGGTTTATCACCACCGTGGCGCTTATATCAATGCAGCCAGTAACATCATTGCTTGTGGCATGACACCTCGTGCGACCTACTTGTGGACCCTACCACTGTTTCACTGTAACGGCTGGTGCTTTGCATGGACCATGGCAGCCAATGGCGGCACCAACATCTGTTTACGTAAAATTGACCCTGAACTCATTTTTAAACTCATCGCTGAGCACAAAGTCGATTATTTCTGCGGTGCGCCGATTGTGTTATCAATGCTGATCAACACCCCTGAAGAGCAACGGATTCACTTTGAACACCGCGTCGAAGTAATGGTGGCAGGTGCTGCACCTCCTGCTGCAATCATTGAAGGCATGCGTCATATTGGTATCAATGTCACCCATGTCTACGGTCTCACTGAAACCTATGGTCCTTCTGCGCTTTGTGCCTCTCAAGCAGGTTGGTCAGACTTATCGATTCAAGAACAAGCGCAGCTGCACTCACGCCAAGGTGTACCGTACCCACTGCAAGATGGCATGAAAGTCCTTGATCCAGACACGATGCAACCTGTACCGCATGATGGTCAAACTATGGGTGAAATTATGTTCCGTGGCAACATTGTGATGAAAGGCTACCTCAAAAACCCTGAGGCGACCACAGAAGCGTTCGCTGGTGGTTGGTTTCATACAGGCGATCTTGCAGTCTGCCAACCCGATGGCTATGCCAAAATTACTGACCGATCTAAAGATGTGATCATTTCTGGAGGCGAGAATATTTCATCATTAGAAGTTGAAGAAATTCTTTATCAACATCCTGCTATTTTAACGGCTGCGGTGGTCGCAAAACCCGATCCTCGCTGGCAAGAAGTGCCCTGTGCATTTATTGAACTCAAAGCAGGTAAAGAAACCACGCCTGAGGAAATCATTGAATTCTGTAAGCAACATCTGGCACGTTTTAAAGTCCCGAAAGATGTAGTGATTACAGAAATTCCAAAAACGTCGACAGGCAAGTTACAGAAATTTGTCCTACGTGATTGGGCCAAAGAGCGTGCAACGGGCGAGTTTAGCTAA
- a CDS encoding IS4-like element ISAba1 family transposase (programmed frameshift) has protein sequence MTHLNELYLILNKSLKWNKSHLKCFALIMLVIILKQTCNLSSASKALPIKCLPQSFYRRMQRFFAGQYFDYRQISQLIFNMFSFDQVQLTLDRTNWKWGKRNINILMLAIVYRGIAIPILWTLLNKRGNSDTKERIALIQRFIAIFGKDRIVNVFADREFIGEQWFTWLIEQDINFCIRVKKNFIVTNHLGKNHKISDLFRHLKVGQIECRKRRILVGRVKLYISALQLENGELLLVVSPQFNANAIQDYALRWEIETLFSCLKGRGFNLENTRLTDPRRVKKLIAVLAISFCWCYLTGEWQHNQKKAIKIKKHGRLSTSLFRYGLDYVQMAIQRLIGFGKKEEFKEILAILRKQNPDRIRVL, from the exons ATGACACATCTCAATGAGTTATATCTTATCTTAAACAAATCTCTAAAATGGAACAAGTCACATTTAAAGTGCTTTGCGCTCATCATGCTTGTGATTATTTTAAAGCAAACATGTAATCTTTCTTCTGCATCTAAAGCCTTGCCCATCAAGTGCTTACCACAATCATTTTATCGACGTATGCAGCGCTTCTTTGCAGGTCAGTATTTTGATTATCGTCAAATTTCTCAGTTGATTTTCAATATGTTTTCATTCGACCAAGTGCAACTGACTTTAGATAGAACCAATTGGAAATGGGGAAAACGAAATATTAATATCCTGATGCTCGCAATCGTTTATCGTGGAATAGCGATACCTATCCTTTGGACATTGCTTAATAAACGTGGAAATTCAGATACGAAAGAGCGTATTGCTTTGATTCAACGCTTTATAGCCATTTTTGGTAAAGACCGTATTGTGAATGTGTTCGCAGACAGAGAGTTTATCGGTGAGCAGTGGTTTACATGGTTAATTGAACAAGACATCAACTTCTGCATTCGTGTTA AAAAAAACTTCATTGTCACCAATCATTTAGGAAAGAATCATAAAATTAGTGATTTATTTCGCCATCTTAAAGTTGGTCAAATTGAATGTCGTAAACGACGGATTTTGGTTGGTCGGGTGAAACTATATATAAGTGCACTACAGTTAGAAAATGGAGAGCTTTTACTCGTCGTTTCTCCTCAGTTTAATGCCAATGCTATTCAGGATTATGCATTACGCTGGGAAATTGAAACCTTATTCAGTTGTCTCAAAGGACGCGGGTTTAATCTTGAAAATACGCGCTTGACAGACCCTAGACGAGTGAAAAAATTGATTGCGGTGTTAGCTATAAGCTTCTGTTGGTGTTACTTAACGGGTGAATGGCAACATAATCAAAAAAAAGCGATAAAAATAAAGAAGCATGGACGACTCTCAACGAGTTTATTTCGCTATGGTTTAGACTATGTTCAAATGGCGATTCAGCGTTTAATTGGTTTTGGGAAAAAAGAAGAGTTTAAGGAAATTTTGGCAATTTTAAGAAAGCAGAATCCTGATAGGATAAGGGTTCTGTGA
- a CDS encoding type I-E CRISPR-associated protein Cas6/Cse3/CasE: MLNNTLIVNRALFKVMVLNNAVYRKLDIEMSLNNIKLTANCFALTHPENEKNLFKYIFREMFKRNKVETFCSAKVIFFTDGKHIYLRTCVSDVKIPMAKEYIEISHGQQITGKIMVPLNRECSFNRQEIEEYISVHGEKPKGNSGKKRKNLTADEAAEFTKNALSSKGLLDVTIIEQQCGPQLSILNIPVQTRDISFSATVGDLELFKTAWLNGIGRDKSYGFGMIRLDGTLFTPPCNNSAHA, from the coding sequence ATGCTGAATAATACCCTTATTGTCAATAGGGCTTTATTTAAAGTAATGGTTCTTAATAATGCTGTTTATAGAAAACTGGATATCGAAATGAGTCTGAATAACATAAAACTAACAGCCAATTGTTTTGCCCTTACACACCCTGAAAATGAAAAGAACTTGTTCAAGTACATTTTTAGAGAAATGTTTAAACGAAATAAGGTCGAGACATTCTGTTCCGCAAAAGTCATATTTTTTACTGATGGCAAGCACATCTATTTAAGAACGTGCGTATCGGACGTCAAAATCCCAATGGCCAAAGAATACATTGAAATTTCGCACGGTCAGCAAATCACTGGAAAAATCATGGTTCCTCTTAACCGAGAGTGTAGCTTTAACCGTCAAGAAATTGAAGAATACATTTCGGTCCACGGCGAAAAACCCAAAGGCAATTCAGGTAAGAAGCGTAAAAATCTAACTGCAGATGAAGCAGCCGAATTCACCAAAAACGCTCTTAGTAGCAAAGGTCTATTGGATGTCACTATAATTGAGCAACAATGTGGACCACAGCTCAGTATTTTGAATATTCCAGTCCAGACCAGAGATATTTCATTTAGTGCGACTGTTGGGGATTTAGAGCTATTTAAAACAGCATGGCTCAATGGTATTGGTCGTGATAAAAGCTACGGCTTTGGAATGATCCGCTTAGATGGCACTTTGTTTACACCGCCTTGTAATAATAGTGCTCACGCCTAA
- a CDS encoding H-NS histone family protein, whose product MEIENLSKDQLECLIKKAQNQIVVVENTNLDDGYLKMFEIAKELGLTILELNEHGENRKLNKKPVVKADPKYRNPNNHKEVWAGRGKRPSWLNREIESGKTLESFLIV is encoded by the coding sequence ATGGAAATTGAAAACCTAAGTAAAGACCAGTTAGAATGCCTAATTAAAAAGGCACAAAACCAAATTGTTGTAGTAGAGAATACGAACCTTGATGATGGTTATCTCAAAATGTTTGAGATCGCAAAAGAATTAGGCTTAACTATTCTTGAATTAAATGAGCACGGCGAAAATCGTAAATTAAATAAAAAGCCAGTGGTTAAAGCAGATCCTAAATATCGCAACCCGAATAACCACAAAGAAGTGTGGGCCGGTCGTGGTAAACGTCCATCCTGGTTAAATCGTGAGATTGAATCTGGTAAAACATTAGAAAGTTTTCTTATCGTATAA
- a CDS encoding IS3 family transposase (programmed frameshift), protein MKTSKFTDSQIMSILKQAESGTPVATLCREHGMSNATFYKWRAKYGGMDASLITRLKELEAENAKLKKMYAEERLKAEIIQEAMFKKVVKPSCRRQMAQQAVGDHAVSIRLACRAFSISETCYRYQSKLNDDNALIAEQLIELTEENTDWGFGLCFSYLRHVEKCGWNHKRVYRIYCELALNLRIKPRRRLKRHVPEPLKEPTHPNQVWSLDFMHDQLSDGRSYRLLNVIDDYRREGLVIEAGFSLPALRVIRTLNQLLEWRDKPLVIRCDNGPEFISHEFVRWAAEHGIRIEYIQPGKPQQNAYIERYNRTMRYSWVSKHLFDTLEQVQDYATQWLWHYNHERPHQANGGKPPLMAA, encoded by the exons ATGAAAACATCTAAATTTACTGACAGTCAGATTATGTCTATTTTGAAACAAGCGGAGTCTGGCACGCCTGTTGCCACCCTTTGCCGTGAACATGGTATGAGTAATGCGACTTTTTACAAATGGCGGGCTAAATATGGCGGCATGGATGCCTCATTAATTACTCGATTGAAAGAACTAGAAGCCGAAAATGCCAAGCTAAAAAAGATGTATGCTGAAGAGCGGCTTAAAGCTGAAATCATTCAGGAAGCCATGT TCAAAAAAGTGGTAAAGCCATCTTGTCGTCGTCAGATGGCACAACAAGCCGTTGGTGATCATGCCGTCAGTATTCGTTTGGCCTGCCGTGCATTTAGTATCAGTGAAACCTGCTACCGTTATCAGTCCAAATTGAACGATGACAATGCACTGATTGCAGAACAATTGATTGAACTCACCGAAGAAAATACAGATTGGGGCTTCGGGCTATGCTTCTCTTATCTACGCCATGTTGAGAAGTGTGGTTGGAATCATAAGCGTGTTTACCGTATTTACTGTGAGCTGGCACTGAATCTGCGGATCAAACCAAGAAGACGATTAAAACGACATGTACCTGAACCATTGAAGGAACCAACTCATCCAAATCAAGTATGGTCATTGGATTTTATGCATGATCAGTTAAGTGATGGACGAAGTTACCGTTTGCTTAACGTAATTGACGACTATCGACGTGAGGGTTTAGTGATTGAAGCAGGTTTTTCACTGCCTGCACTGCGCGTCATTCGTACACTTAACCAATTGCTCGAATGGAGAGACAAACCGCTTGTGATTCGCTGCGACAATGGACCTGAATTTATCAGCCACGAATTCGTACGTTGGGCAGCTGAGCATGGTATCCGTATTGAATATATTCAACCAGGCAAGCCACAACAAAATGCTTATATCGAACGATACAATCGTACAATGCGTTATAGTTGGGTGAGCAAACATTTGTTCGATACATTGGAGCAAGTACAAGATTATGCAACACAGTGGTTGTGGCACTACAATCATGAACGACCACATCAAGCTAACGGAGGCAAACCACCTTTGATGGCTGCTTAA
- a CDS encoding Fic/DOC family protein: protein MDDKLEFYLDAKDILSQPTSCQAQGDYKKALEKEITEHRIAKMEISPLRGNYDLDHLSKIHEKIFEHIYDWAGEVRLDDISKRAIDPNGNYEIGHFLDKNLIPDELNKFSQAVKEKDHLKGLDKDQFVQEFTQLYAKLNEAHPFEEGNGRAAKLMMNQLANDAGYTMVYSKVAVSDWNYAFKRSLTDQELYVGENYENLEPMEQDLSYLLKVMDNIIEPYDLVLKLENTEEQEQEQENDQDKSNDDDSPSYG, encoded by the coding sequence ATGGACGATAAACTTGAGTTTTATTTAGATGCGAAAGACATCTTATCTCAACCTACCAGTTGCCAAGCGCAAGGCGACTATAAAAAGGCACTGGAAAAAGAAATCACGGAACATCGAATAGCGAAAATGGAAATTTCGCCGTTACGTGGCAATTACGATCTCGACCACCTCTCTAAAATCCATGAAAAAATCTTTGAGCATATTTACGATTGGGCTGGAGAAGTGCGTCTGGACGACATTTCTAAACGTGCGATCGACCCGAACGGTAATTATGAAATCGGTCATTTCCTAGATAAAAACCTGATCCCTGATGAACTGAATAAGTTCTCACAGGCGGTTAAAGAAAAAGACCACCTGAAAGGTTTGGACAAAGACCAGTTTGTGCAAGAGTTCACTCAGCTTTATGCCAAGTTAAATGAAGCTCACCCTTTTGAAGAGGGTAACGGTCGCGCTGCTAAACTGATGATGAACCAGCTGGCGAATGATGCTGGTTACACCATGGTATATAGCAAGGTCGCCGTATCAGATTGGAACTATGCGTTTAAACGTTCACTGACAGATCAAGAGCTTTATGTCGGTGAAAACTATGAAAACCTAGAACCGATGGAACAAGACCTCTCTTACCTTTTAAAAGTCATGGACAATATCATTGAACCATACGATCTAGTCCTGAAGCTTGAAAATACTGAAGAACAAGAGCAAGAACAGGAAAATGACCAGGATAAATCAAATGATGATGATTCACCGAGTTACGGATAA
- a CDS encoding adenine nucleotide alpha hydrolase family protein — MNTAHKYDDQVIIPTIAGQLELLSGTDLNKELAEHVFHEAPDIDLSIYDIFIVCLSGGKDSIAAYLRLLEAGVDKSKIELWHHKIDEENQPFMDWVFMENYTKAFAQAFDTPLYFSWLEGGFLGEMLKENSYSKPHFVETPEGLIKLERDNNRSKTGTRLKFPQQAASLMTRWCSSALKIDVGRRALNNQERFDGKNICFITGERREESPNRSKYNQLEPHPCDRRSGKKARRVDWWKNVLHFTEEQVWELLEKYKVTPPVPYRLGWGRSSCMTCIFNSPKIWSTISTYYPERAQLIAGYEQKFDCTISRSKIDVVSLSNGIEPFDIQDMEALVQSKIESYYLPVFTDNWTVPPGAFNKEGCGSL; from the coding sequence GTGAATACAGCGCATAAGTACGATGATCAAGTCATCATCCCAACAATAGCCGGGCAACTGGAGTTGCTGTCTGGTACCGATCTAAACAAAGAACTGGCTGAGCATGTTTTTCATGAAGCACCAGACATCGATCTAAGTATCTATGACATTTTTATTGTCTGCTTAAGTGGCGGTAAGGATTCGATTGCAGCGTATTTGCGCTTACTGGAGGCTGGAGTAGATAAAAGCAAAATTGAGCTTTGGCACCACAAAATTGATGAAGAAAACCAGCCGTTCATGGATTGGGTGTTCATGGAAAACTATACCAAAGCATTCGCTCAGGCATTCGACACACCATTGTACTTCAGTTGGCTCGAGGGCGGTTTCCTTGGCGAAATGCTCAAAGAAAACAGCTACTCAAAACCCCACTTCGTAGAAACACCAGAGGGCTTAATTAAGCTTGAACGCGACAACAACCGCAGTAAAACAGGCACACGCTTGAAGTTCCCACAACAAGCAGCCAGCCTCATGACGCGCTGGTGTTCTTCAGCGTTAAAGATCGATGTCGGACGCAGAGCATTGAACAACCAAGAACGCTTTGACGGCAAGAACATTTGTTTTATCACTGGTGAACGCCGTGAAGAGTCACCAAACCGCAGTAAGTACAACCAGCTAGAACCGCACCCATGCGACCGTAGAAGCGGTAAGAAAGCAAGACGCGTTGACTGGTGGAAGAACGTGCTTCACTTCACTGAAGAGCAAGTATGGGAGTTACTGGAGAAGTACAAGGTTACTCCACCAGTGCCATATCGCTTAGGTTGGGGCCGTAGCTCATGCATGACCTGTATCTTCAACAGTCCTAAAATCTGGTCAACCATCAGCACCTACTACCCTGAACGCGCTCAGCTGATCGCTGGTTATGAACAAAAGTTTGATTGTACGATCAGTCGCTCAAAGATCGATGTCGTCAGTCTGAGCAATGGCATTGAGCCATTCGACATTCAGGATATGGAAGCACTGGTACAGTCCAAAATTGAAAGTTATTACCTACCAGTGTTCACGGATAACTGGACGGTTCCACCAGGCGCATTCAACAAGGAGGGTTGTGGATCGCTGTAA
- a CDS encoding cold shock domain-containing protein: protein MVLTGTIKKYNNERGFGFISTSNFGDVFFHIKDFQKGEQPIVGREVYFEVVKKENKNRAIHVYYSDHEQTHDKQKSLPLYLWIIFISIAIGVAYLGSIQLKKYLYKDNQTTNAIYQKPVAYKCDGRKHCSQMRSKEEADWFVKNCPDTMMDGDGDGDACENDSRW, encoded by the coding sequence GTGGTACTAACAGGAACAATTAAAAAATATAATAATGAGCGTGGTTTTGGTTTTATATCTACGAGTAATTTTGGTGATGTATTTTTCCATATTAAGGATTTTCAGAAAGGCGAACAGCCAATAGTAGGTCGAGAGGTCTATTTCGAGGTAGTTAAAAAAGAAAATAAAAATAGGGCAATCCATGTTTACTATTCCGACCATGAACAAACGCATGACAAGCAAAAATCATTGCCACTATATCTATGGATAATTTTTATTAGCATAGCTATTGGGGTGGCATATCTAGGTAGCATTCAATTAAAGAAATATCTATATAAAGATAATCAAACTACAAATGCTATATATCAAAAGCCAGTAGCCTATAAGTGCGATGGTCGTAAGCATTGCTCTCAAATGCGATCTAAAGAAGAAGCTGATTGGTTTGTGAAAAACTGCCCAGATACCATGATGGATGGTGACGGCGATGGCGATGCTTGTGAAAATGATTCAAGGTGGTAG
- a CDS encoding DUF6573 family protein, with the protein MNNFFAGAEVITVFSLQDALEEGVILCLSDKEEHAKDCKQFYKFPVYITSNLYNKHLTAAKAIFPNGTEADAEKINDLMGYTIFDMLNMSVRGSVALNDQSVKFKYALQDTPHTFSDTLITNIATVGPGVNGEPIITFMMPEDQ; encoded by the coding sequence ATGAATAATTTTTTCGCTGGTGCTGAAGTCATCACTGTTTTTTCTTTACAAGACGCTTTAGAAGAGGGCGTGATTCTTTGCCTTAGCGATAAAGAAGAACATGCCAAAGATTGCAAACAGTTCTATAAGTTCCCTGTTTATATTACAAGCAACTTGTATAACAAGCACCTGACAGCTGCAAAAGCAATTTTTCCGAATGGTACGGAAGCTGATGCTGAAAAAATCAATGATTTAATGGGATATACCATCTTTGATATGTTGAACATGAGCGTTCGTGGTTCAGTTGCACTTAATGACCAAAGCGTTAAGTTTAAATATGCTCTACAAGATACACCGCATACCTTTTCTGACACCTTAATCACCAATATTGCTACGGTTGGGCCTGGTGTGAATGGTGAGCCTATCATTACTTTTATGATGCCTGAAGACCAATAA
- a CDS encoding IS3-like element ISAba14 family transposase (programmed frameshift), translated as MARRPRRNHSNDFKAKVALAAIKAEKTLAELSAEFDVHQNQIIDWKNQLISASSQAFDQSKAPTEPPIDLKKLHAKIGEQALEIGFFRRCVEETGPLQPQKLIDDSLQISVSKQAKLLKVSRGCYYYRPKPVSASDLKLMRCIDELHMQYPFAGSRMMRDLLNRQGHHIGRRHTRTLMKKMGIQALYCKPNLSQANQAHRKYPYLLKGLAIQRSNQVWSTDITYIPMAKGFVYLCAVIDWHSRKVLAHRVSISMEVDFCISALNEAIEKYGRPEIFNTDQGSQFTSDAFIDVLKSNGIQISMDGKGRWVDNVMVERLWRSVKYEEVYLKAYSSVTDAKKQLSAYFEFYNLKRPHSSLDKMTPNEFYYDQLPQQNKVA; from the exons ATGGCACGTAGACCAAGAAGAAATCATTCAAATGATTTTAAAGCTAAGGTAGCACTTGCTGCGATTAAAGCAGAAAAAACACTTGCTGAATTGAGTGCTGAGTTTGATGTTCATCAAAACCAAATTATTGACTGGAAAAATCAATTGATCTCAGCTTCCTCGCAAGCTTTCGATCAATCAAAAGCTCCAACAGAACCACCCATCGATCTAAAAAAACTACATGCAAAAATCGGTGAGCAGGCATTAGAAATTG GATTTTTTAGAAGGTGTGTTGAAGAAACTGGGCCGCTTCAACCACAAAAGTTAATCGACGACTCACTTCAGATTTCAGTATCTAAGCAAGCTAAGCTGCTGAAAGTCTCCCGTGGTTGTTATTACTATCGCCCAAAACCTGTGAGTGCATCAGATCTGAAGCTGATGCGATGTATTGATGAATTACATATGCAATATCCTTTTGCAGGCAGTCGTATGATGCGTGATTTGTTGAATCGTCAAGGACATCATATAGGACGACGTCATACACGTACTTTAATGAAGAAAATGGGTATTCAGGCGTTATATTGCAAACCAAATTTAAGCCAGGCTAATCAAGCTCACCGTAAATATCCATATCTGCTCAAAGGGTTGGCTATTCAGCGCAGTAATCAAGTGTGGTCTACGGATATAACGTATATCCCTATGGCAAAAGGCTTTGTTTATTTATGTGCTGTGATTGATTGGCATAGCCGCAAGGTACTTGCGCATAGGGTATCGATTAGTATGGAGGTGGATTTTTGTATTTCGGCTTTAAATGAAGCAATTGAAAAATATGGTCGACCTGAAATATTTAATACAGACCAAGGCAGCCAGTTTACCAGTGATGCATTTATTGATGTATTGAAATCAAATGGCATTCAAATCAGTATGGATGGTAAAGGTCGATGGGTAGATAATGTGATGGTTGAACGATTATGGCGGAGCGTTAAATATGAAGAGGTGTATCTCAAAGCTTATAGCAGTGTCACAGATGCGAAAAAGCAATTAAGTGCATATTTTGAGTTTTATAATTTGAAACGACCTCATTCGAGTCTAGACAAAATGACACCAAATGAGTTTTACTATGATCAGCTACCCCAACAAAACAAGGTGGCTTAA